One window from the genome of Balaenoptera musculus isolate JJ_BM4_2016_0621 chromosome 3, mBalMus1.pri.v3, whole genome shotgun sequence encodes:
- the TLE6 gene encoding transducin-like enhancer protein 6, with translation MQRPWGRTRPGSLEEQQGGPCVWSRAENFLQIVETCGQSLGFQLQEHQGNQAFPIEQPNQDPQHPEAKTPQPSSLQGPDFEDVMATRSSDWLQQTPGVDDHAGHQLDMRPSWDSEPRFWQDVLTEQLWQIFAGTQDQGERPRRRTTEQAPGQESQEPAPRHLGVKLLPKDTLVLSPATPSPSSSEGSRKGSTGLGTVGEGVFSRMAQELAVKSYQFLKPICWDPEDFENTWNRPDALPWQSKKLAVPHRVEKMRRLEHGEPVLATAVSSFTRHAFTCGRGGVKVWSLVGQLVEAKFPESYLRVQTQGAYLRTCLLFSNSTALLTGGHNLTSVSLWDLTAPSLYVRVELPCAGLTCQALAASPEDNLAFAGFTDGSVRIWDLRNQSVVRDLPGHLNGAKSIAVKDQHIWTGGLDACLRCWDLRTTGEPQEYQFESQIMSLSPSPWEDWVLVGTANGQQWLQPSLGGQKHMVGCKDGTILGLKFSPLGQWWVSVGTDNLVSVFSMPMGTTVVQVPETSSIMCCDVSPSNHLIVTGSRDHASVYQITY, from the exons atgcaaaggccctggggcaggaccagGCCTGGTTCActggaggaacagcaaggaggcccgtgtgtctggagcaga GCAGAAAACTTCCTACAGATAGTGGAGACCTGCGGCCAATCCCTGGGCTTCCAGCTGCAGGAG CACCAGGGAAACCAGGCGTTCCCCATTGAGCAGCCCAACCAGGACCCCCAGCACCCAGAGGCCAAGACCCCACAGCCCTCCAGTCTCCAGGGGCCAGACTTCGAAGACGTCATGGCCACGAGGTCATCCGACTGGCTCCAGCAGACCCCCGGAGTGGACGATCACGCAGGCCATCAGCTAGACATGCGGCCGTCCTGGGACTCGGAGCCCCGGTTTTGGCAGGATGTTCTGACAGAGCAGCTCTGGCAGATTTTTGCTGGGACCCAGGACCAGGGGGAGCGCCCGAGACGCAGGA CGACAGAGCAGGCGCCAGGCCAG GAAAGCCAGGAGCCAGCACCACGACACTTGGGAGTGAAACTGCTCCCCAAGGACACTTTGG TTCTCAGCCCAGCTAcgccctcccccagctcctctgaGGGCTCCCGAAAGGGAAGCACAGGACTGGGCACTGTAGGAGAGGGGGTGTTCTCCCGCATGGCCCAG GAGCTTGCCGTAAAATCCTATCAATTTCTGAAGCCCAT ATGCTGGGACCCTGAGGACTTTGAAAACACGTGGAATAGGCCTGATGCCTTGCCCTGGCAGTCCAAGAAGCTGGCCGTGCCACACAGAGTGGAGAAGATGCGGAGGCTAGAACATGGGGAACCCGTGCTGGCCACGGCCGTCAGCAGTTTCACGCGGCACGCCTTCACCTGCGGCAGGGGCGGCGTCAAGGTGTGGAGCCTGGTCGGCCAGCTGGTGGAGGCCAAGTTTCCGGAGAGCTACCTGCGCGTACAG ACCCAGGGGGCCTACCTGCGCACCTGCTTGCTGTTCTCAAACAGCACGGCCCTGCTGACGGGCGGCCACAACCTGACCAGCGTGAGCCTGTGGGACCTGACGGCACCTTCCCTGTACGTGAGAGTGGAGCTGCCCTGTGCGGGCCTCACCTGCCAGGCCCTGGCCGCCAGCCCTGAGGACAACCTGGCCTTTGCCGGCTTCACCGATGGCAGCGTCAGGATCTGGGACCTGCGGAACCAGAGCGTGGTCAG GGACCTGCCGGGTCACCTGAACGGTGCCAAGAGCATCGCTGTCAAAGACCAGCACATCTGGACGGGGGGTCTGGACGCCTGCCTGCGGTGCTGGGACCTGAGGACCACTGGGGAGCCCCAGGAATACCAGTTCGAGTCTCAG ATAATGagcctgtcccccagcccctgggaggaCTGGGTGCTGGTGGGCACAGCCAACGGCCAGCAGTGGCTGCAGCCCAGCCTCGGGGGCCAGAAGCACATGGTGGGGTGTAAGGACGGCACCATCCTCGGTCTCAAGTTCTCCCCGCTGG GCCAGTGGTGGGTGAGCGTGGGGACGGACAACCTGGTCAGCGTCTTCAGCATGCCCATGGGGACCACGGTCGTCCAG GTACCCGAGACGTCCTCCATCATGTGCTGCGACGTGTCCCCCAGCAACCACCTGATCGTCACGGGGTCCAGGGACCACGCCTCAGTGTACCAGATCACGTACTGA